In the Colwellia sp. 20A7 genome, one interval contains:
- a CDS encoding glyceraldehyde-3-phosphate dehydrogenase, with product MTSHLEEEYQISWQERQTFAENMQPIIGQLFRNKGIEISVYGRPLLNASPIDIIKAHKSVALHEESKLRLRESFPFVEALSKMSLAPARIDVGKLAYRYLFKDKSNGLSIEKYLEKELETVNTTNNVDQGQDVVLYGFGRIGRLLARLLIEQTGPNAKLNLRAIVLRPSKGGDDLEKRASLLRRDSVHGAFNGSITIDKENNVIKANGAFIKVIYANSPSEVNYIEHGINNALVVDNTGIWTDEDGLSQHLQSKGVAKVLLTAPAKGDIKNIVYGVNQSMILPEDKIVSAASCTTNAITPVLKALNDEFGIRNGHVETIHSYTNDQNLIDNYHKAPRRGRSAPLNMVISTTGAAKAVAKALPELAGLLTGNAIRVPTPNVSMAIMNLNLKKETDKDSLNNYLREMSLESDLQNQIDYTASNEIVSTDLVGSRYAGVVDSQATIVDGDRAVLYVWYDNEFGYSCQVVRVMLEMAGITIPTLPVN from the coding sequence ATGACGTCTCATCTTGAGGAAGAATATCAGATCAGCTGGCAAGAACGCCAAACTTTCGCAGAAAATATGCAACCAATCATTGGTCAGCTATTTAGAAATAAAGGAATTGAAATATCTGTTTATGGTAGACCGTTATTAAATGCTTCACCTATTGATATCATTAAAGCGCATAAATCAGTTGCTTTACATGAAGAAAGTAAATTACGCCTACGTGAAAGTTTTCCATTTGTTGAAGCGTTAAGCAAAATGTCATTAGCACCTGCACGTATTGATGTAGGTAAATTGGCATACCGTTACTTATTCAAAGATAAGTCTAATGGCTTGTCTATTGAGAAATATTTAGAAAAAGAATTAGAAACAGTCAATACGACAAATAATGTAGACCAAGGGCAAGATGTTGTTTTATATGGTTTTGGACGTATTGGTAGACTTCTTGCTCGTTTGTTAATTGAACAAACTGGTCCTAATGCTAAATTAAATCTTCGCGCTATTGTTTTACGTCCAAGTAAAGGCGGAGATGATTTAGAAAAACGTGCAAGTTTATTACGTAGAGACTCTGTGCATGGTGCATTCAATGGTAGCATTACTATTGATAAAGAAAATAATGTAATTAAAGCCAATGGTGCTTTTATTAAAGTTATTTATGCAAATTCACCTTCAGAAGTAAATTACATTGAGCATGGTATTAACAATGCCCTTGTTGTTGATAACACCGGTATCTGGACTGACGAAGATGGCTTAAGTCAACATCTACAGTCTAAAGGTGTTGCAAAGGTTTTATTAACAGCACCTGCGAAAGGCGATATTAAAAATATCGTTTATGGTGTTAACCAAAGCATGATTTTACCGGAAGATAAAATTGTTTCTGCTGCAAGTTGTACAACGAATGCGATTACTCCTGTTCTTAAAGCATTAAATGATGAATTTGGTATTCGTAACGGTCATGTTGAAACTATTCACTCTTATACTAATGATCAAAACTTAATTGATAATTATCATAAAGCGCCTCGTCGTGGTCGCAGTGCACCACTCAACATGGTTATCAGCACTACAGGTGCAGCAAAAGCAGTTGCAAAAGCACTACCTGAACTTGCAGGTTTGTTAACGGGTAATGCTATTCGTGTTCCTACGCCAAATGTCTCTATGGCCATCATGAATTTAAATCTGAAAAAAGAGACTGATAAAGATAGTTTGAACAACTATTTACGTGAGATGTCATTAGAATCAGACTTACAAAATCAAATTGATTACACTGCTTCAAATGAAATTGTTTCAACAGACTTGGTGGGCTCGCGCTATGCTGGTGTTGTAGACTCACAAGCAACAATTGTTGATGGTGATCGCGCGGTTTTATACGTATGGTATGACAATGAGTTTGGTTATAGCTGTCAGGTAGTACGTGTTATGTTAGAAATGGCAGGTATTACAATACCAACTTTACCAGTAAACTAA